The Agarilytica rhodophyticola genome has a window encoding:
- a CDS encoding lysophospholipid acyltransferase family protein, with translation MLFIRSSIFAIGYFVLTVSYGTLSLFLWLSPPLVRHKIISTWTTVVIVWLKISCNIRYQVLGREHLTEDIQPAVVLAKHQSAWETLFLQSLFWPASTVLKKELLRIPFFGWGLIAMNPIAINRSNPREALRQVKSKGIARIENNFNIILFPEGTRTAPGEKGTYARSGADIASSADVDILPVAVNSGRCWPSNSFMKYPGMVTVSIGPKIETKEKTNKQIMEEVETWIENEMQNIDAQ, from the coding sequence TTGTTATTTATACGCTCATCCATCTTTGCTATAGGCTACTTTGTTCTCACAGTTTCCTATGGAACTCTGTCGTTGTTTCTGTGGTTATCGCCACCTCTTGTGCGTCATAAAATTATTTCAACTTGGACTACTGTCGTCATTGTTTGGCTGAAAATATCTTGCAATATTCGCTACCAAGTACTTGGCCGAGAACACCTAACCGAGGATATTCAACCAGCCGTCGTGCTAGCAAAACATCAAAGTGCCTGGGAAACCTTATTTTTACAAAGCCTATTTTGGCCTGCCTCAACAGTGTTAAAAAAAGAACTGCTGCGCATACCATTTTTTGGTTGGGGCCTTATAGCAATGAACCCCATTGCCATTAATCGCAGCAACCCACGGGAAGCCTTGCGACAAGTAAAGAGCAAAGGCATAGCCCGTATCGAAAATAATTTTAATATCATATTATTTCCTGAAGGCACCCGCACAGCTCCTGGAGAAAAAGGCACCTATGCCCGCAGTGGTGCTGATATTGCCAGCTCAGCAGATGTGGATATTTTACCGGTAGCTGTTAACTCAGGACGTTGCTGGCCATCCAACAGCTTTATGAAATACCCTGGTATGGTGACCGTTAGCATAGGCCCCAAAATTGAAACCAAGGAAAAAACCAACAAACAGATTATGGAAGAAGTGGAAACATGGATTGAAAATGAAATGCAAAATATAGATGCCCAGTAA
- the gmhB gene encoding D-glycero-beta-D-manno-heptose 1,7-bisphosphate 7-phosphatase, which yields MTAWVILDRDGVINYDSPDYIKSLAEWHPIPGSIEAIGRLCAAGFNVAIATNQSGIGRGLYTLENMEAIHHRLGELVDQQGGIIAGIFYCPHLPEDNCLCRKPKIGMLDEIEQQFAISLDKVPFVGDSKRDIDAANAKGCTPILVRTGNGIKTAQTLSANPDYQSVAIYDDLASYVDELLGH from the coding sequence ATGACTGCTTGGGTTATCTTGGATCGCGATGGTGTCATTAATTATGACTCCCCAGACTATATAAAAAGTCTTGCAGAGTGGCATCCCATACCCGGCAGCATAGAAGCTATTGGGCGCCTGTGTGCAGCGGGTTTTAACGTCGCTATCGCCACTAACCAATCGGGTATTGGCCGCGGTTTATACACGCTGGAAAATATGGAGGCAATTCATCATCGACTCGGTGAACTAGTGGACCAACAGGGGGGCATTATTGCAGGAATTTTTTATTGCCCTCACCTACCCGAAGATAATTGCCTCTGCCGCAAACCCAAGATCGGGATGCTCGATGAAATAGAACAGCAATTTGCCATTAGCCTTGATAAGGTGCCCTTTGTCGGTGATTCCAAGCGAGACATTGACGCGGCTAATGCTAAAGGCTGCACCCCCATTCTTGTGCGTACAGGCAATGGTATAAAAACAGCTCAGACACTTAGTGCAAATCCCGATTATCAATCCGTAGCTATTTATGATGATCTCGCATCATATGTTGACGAGCTACTTGGACATTGA
- a CDS encoding XRE family transcriptional regulator, whose translation MSTGFARRFISLIDQFAQGNKKQFAELTGKSPSHVYRICRGTSRPSMAYLEHLYSLFSLDLNWLLTGEKPIEQDSFSSTQDLLLVPKLDVEVSAGFGSEVGYEEIDEQFALNKRWLSSQLSVHSDQLAFVSVRGDSMLPTLYHGDMVLMDLSQKQPSGEGIFVLQTQDGLMAKRLQQKSDHVAVISDNSDYPSWRIDEKNAEHNNIIGKIVWCGRSL comes from the coding sequence ATGAGTACTGGTTTTGCCCGCCGCTTCATTAGCCTGATTGATCAATTCGCCCAGGGAAATAAAAAACAATTTGCCGAATTAACTGGCAAATCTCCTTCACATGTTTACCGTATTTGTCGCGGAACAAGTCGCCCCTCTATGGCGTACTTAGAGCATTTATATTCGTTGTTTTCACTAGATTTAAATTGGCTTTTAACCGGTGAAAAACCTATTGAGCAAGATAGCTTTAGTTCCACCCAAGATTTATTGTTAGTTCCCAAGCTTGATGTAGAAGTGAGTGCGGGCTTTGGTTCTGAGGTAGGCTACGAAGAAATTGATGAGCAATTTGCTTTGAATAAACGTTGGCTTAGTTCCCAACTCAGTGTTCATAGTGATCAACTAGCATTTGTATCTGTACGCGGCGATAGTATGTTACCTACTTTATATCACGGTGACATGGTACTGATGGATTTAAGCCAAAAGCAACCTAGTGGTGAAGGCATTTTTGTTTTACAAACGCAAGACGGATTAATGGCCAAACGTTTGCAACAGAAGTCAGATCATGTGGCGGTAATAAGCGATAATTCAGATTATCCCAGTTGGCGCATCGATGAAAAAAATGCCGAGCACAATAACATCATTGGAAAAATTGTTTGGTGTGGACGCAGCCTTTAA
- a CDS encoding DUF6524 family protein yields the protein MTNINTMGISIRFIFAILLVMATYNPTPYSYVSWVLSVFPNIGPVMALSGVGLAIGWAIYLRATMRSLGIIGVSLSSALFACIIWLLVDREIMDIANISLLTWIILVALSFILAMGMSWSHIRRRMSGQVDVDDVDQ from the coding sequence ATGACAAATATAAATACCATGGGCATTAGCATTCGCTTTATTTTTGCTATTTTATTAGTAATGGCCACATACAACCCAACGCCCTATTCCTATGTGAGTTGGGTACTTTCGGTGTTTCCTAACATCGGTCCGGTGATGGCTTTATCTGGTGTGGGCTTGGCTATTGGTTGGGCGATTTATTTACGCGCAACTATGCGCTCCCTCGGTATTATTGGCGTATCCCTATCTTCGGCTTTGTTTGCTTGTATTATTTGGCTATTAGTTGATCGTGAAATTATGGATATTGCTAATATTTCGTTACTTACCTGGATTATCCTTGTGGCCCTGTCATTTATTTTGGCAATGGGCATGTCCTGGTCACATATAAGAAGGCGTATGTCGGGGCAAGTTGACGTGGACGATGTTGATCAGTAA
- the glyQ gene encoding glycine--tRNA ligase subunit alpha, whose amino-acid sequence MSQPDVSTFQGLIHALQHYWANQGCVILQPLDMEVGAGTFHPATFLRAIGPETWNSAYVQPCRRPTDGRYGENPNRLQHYYQFQVVLKPSPSNIQELYLGSLEYLGFDTQTHDVRFVEDNWESPTLGAWGLGWEVWLNGMEVTQFTYFQQVGGLECFPVTGEITYGLERLAMYLQDKSSIFDLVWTRGPSGEEVTYGDVFHQNEVEMSHFNFSHANVDFLFNTFDVCEKESELLIEQGLPLPAYEMVMKASHAFNLLDARQAISVTERQRYILRVRNLARAVAQAYFDSRLKLDFPLAPDDLKEEVKKRVQAAEEKTS is encoded by the coding sequence GTGTCACAACCTGATGTTTCGACTTTTCAAGGCCTCATTCATGCCCTACAACATTACTGGGCAAATCAAGGCTGCGTGATTTTGCAACCGCTTGATATGGAAGTCGGTGCAGGAACATTCCATCCAGCAACCTTTCTGCGTGCCATTGGTCCAGAAACCTGGAACAGTGCTTATGTGCAACCATGCCGCAGGCCTACTGATGGTCGTTATGGTGAAAACCCTAATCGTTTACAGCATTATTACCAATTTCAGGTAGTGCTAAAACCATCACCTTCCAATATCCAAGAGTTGTATCTTGGATCTTTGGAGTATCTTGGCTTTGATACCCAAACTCACGACGTTCGCTTTGTAGAAGATAACTGGGAATCCCCTACCCTTGGAGCGTGGGGCTTGGGCTGGGAAGTCTGGCTCAATGGTATGGAAGTGACACAATTTACCTACTTTCAGCAGGTAGGTGGCCTCGAATGCTTTCCTGTCACTGGTGAAATCACCTATGGTCTTGAACGTTTGGCTATGTATCTACAAGACAAAAGCTCTATTTTTGATCTTGTTTGGACACGAGGGCCAAGCGGAGAAGAAGTGACCTATGGTGATGTTTTCCATCAAAATGAAGTGGAAATGTCACACTTTAACTTTAGCCACGCTAATGTCGACTTTCTCTTTAACACCTTCGATGTCTGTGAGAAGGAATCGGAATTATTAATTGAGCAAGGCTTGCCCTTACCTGCCTATGAAATGGTTATGAAGGCTTCTCATGCTTTCAATTTACTCGATGCTAGGCAGGCCATATCGGTTACCGAGAGACAACGTTATATTTTGCGCGTTCGCAACCTGGCTCGTGCTGTAGCCCAGGCCTACTTTGACTCGCGCCTCAAACTTGACTTCCCTCTGGCTCCTGATGATTTAAAAGAAGAAGTGAAAAAACGTGTTCAAGCTGCCGAGGAGAAAACATCATGA
- a CDS encoding hotdog fold thioesterase, with the protein MSIWKKDISLEILNQQSANTLVEHVGIEITEVGDDYIKGTMPVDHRTHQPMGILHGGASVVLAETLGSIAGNCAVSDKRACVGLDINANHISKVQSGHVTGIAKALHIGRATQVWEIKLYSDSGKLTCVSRLTLAVIDIA; encoded by the coding sequence ATGAGTATATGGAAAAAAGATATTTCGCTTGAGATACTAAATCAACAATCTGCTAATACACTTGTTGAACATGTTGGTATTGAGATTACTGAAGTGGGCGACGACTACATTAAGGGAACAATGCCTGTGGATCATAGAACCCATCAGCCTATGGGAATCTTACACGGTGGAGCGTCAGTAGTATTGGCGGAAACACTAGGTAGTATTGCAGGTAACTGTGCTGTGAGTGATAAGCGTGCTTGTGTTGGTTTGGATATCAATGCCAATCATATTTCAAAAGTACAAAGTGGCCATGTCACAGGTATTGCTAAAGCGCTGCATATCGGGCGAGCAACTCAAGTGTGGGAGATTAAGCTTTATTCTGACAGTGGCAAGCTTACATGTGTTTCACGACTAACACTGGCGGTGATTGATATTGCCTGA
- the glyS gene encoding glycine--tRNA ligase subunit beta, whose product MTQTFLVEIGTEELPPTSLKELSDAFTSGIEKGLSAQKIGFDNSRAFATPRRLAVIVEGLAEKTPIEENKVWGPPAKIAFDSDGNPTKAAQAFAKKNNIAVESLMTESDGKQDKLVCTSTSGGEESKQLLADIVRNALTNLPIKKRMRWGASRTEFVRPVQWIVLMLDEELIKESILGTEAGQATRGHRFHANEFLSISNVDQYDMLLYNKGKIIADFDKRKAEIKRQVESAADKINGTAVISEDLLDEVTGLVEWPVALAGRFDEDFLSVPAQALISSMKEHQKYFHVVDKKNKLMPYFITVSNIESKAPEKVVDGNERVIRPRLADAAFFYNTDKNTSLEDRREKLKTVLFQAKLGSIFDKTERIKQLAGFISEAISNVDKNLVERAAQLCKSDLVSSMVYEFPDMQGIAGFHYALNDGEPEAVAQAIEEQYMPKFAGDAVPVSDVGAIIALADRIDTITGIFGIGLKPTGSKDPFALRRASLGILRILVEKSYALDLKELVSFAASNFSELPAKETVVSDVLSYCLERFKAWYEEENIAPEIFQAVHAKQLSTPLDINHRVHAVAAFTQLPQAQSLAAANKRVSNILNKQDGVIPASVDIALLKEDAEKALNQALADSYEQAAPLVKQSQYTQALSALAALKDPVDAFFDNVMVMTDDSAVRDNRLALLNQLRNVFLEVADISYLVVKA is encoded by the coding sequence ATGACACAGACATTCTTAGTTGAAATCGGCACCGAAGAACTGCCACCCACCTCACTAAAAGAGCTTAGTGACGCCTTCACTTCTGGAATCGAAAAGGGTTTATCCGCGCAGAAAATTGGCTTTGACAACAGCCGCGCTTTCGCAACACCTCGCAGACTTGCCGTTATTGTTGAGGGCCTGGCAGAGAAAACCCCAATAGAAGAAAACAAAGTTTGGGGCCCACCTGCAAAAATCGCTTTTGATAGTGATGGTAATCCCACAAAGGCGGCCCAAGCCTTCGCCAAAAAGAATAATATTGCTGTTGAAAGCCTGATGACAGAGTCAGATGGCAAGCAAGACAAGCTTGTGTGCACTAGCACAAGTGGCGGCGAAGAAAGCAAGCAACTATTGGCTGATATCGTCCGTAATGCGCTAACCAATTTGCCCATCAAGAAGCGCATGCGTTGGGGGGCTAGCCGCACCGAGTTTGTCCGTCCAGTGCAGTGGATAGTATTGATGCTCGATGAAGAGCTTATCAAAGAATCCATACTCGGAACCGAGGCAGGACAAGCTACGCGAGGTCACCGTTTTCACGCTAATGAGTTTCTGAGCATATCAAATGTCGATCAATACGATATGTTACTTTATAACAAAGGCAAAATAATCGCTGATTTCGATAAAAGAAAGGCTGAAATCAAGCGCCAAGTAGAATCAGCAGCTGACAAGATCAATGGTACAGCGGTAATTAGCGAAGATTTATTGGATGAGGTAACGGGGCTCGTTGAATGGCCAGTTGCCCTTGCAGGTCGCTTTGATGAGGATTTTTTGAGCGTTCCGGCACAAGCATTGATCTCCTCCATGAAGGAACACCAAAAATATTTCCATGTGGTGGATAAGAAAAATAAGCTTATGCCTTATTTTATTACTGTATCTAACATTGAGAGTAAGGCCCCTGAGAAAGTAGTGGATGGGAATGAGCGAGTCATTCGCCCTCGTTTAGCAGATGCAGCATTTTTCTATAATACGGATAAAAATACCTCCCTTGAAGATCGTCGGGAAAAATTGAAGACCGTACTTTTCCAAGCCAAGCTTGGTAGCATTTTCGATAAGACGGAGCGTATCAAACAGTTGGCCGGCTTTATCAGCGAAGCCATAAGTAATGTCGATAAGAACTTGGTCGAGCGAGCAGCCCAACTGTGTAAATCGGATCTGGTCTCGTCAATGGTTTACGAATTTCCCGATATGCAAGGTATCGCCGGCTTTCACTACGCCCTTAACGACGGTGAACCGGAAGCGGTGGCGCAAGCAATCGAAGAGCAATATATGCCTAAGTTTGCTGGCGATGCTGTGCCAGTATCAGACGTAGGTGCCATTATCGCCCTAGCAGATCGTATCGATACCATCACCGGAATTTTTGGCATAGGCTTAAAGCCAACAGGTTCTAAAGACCCCTTTGCTTTAAGACGGGCTAGCTTAGGTATTTTGCGTATCTTGGTAGAGAAGTCTTACGCTCTAGATTTAAAAGAACTGGTGAGCTTTGCAGCATCTAATTTTAGCGAACTGCCAGCTAAAGAAACGGTGGTTAGCGATGTACTTTCCTACTGCTTAGAGCGCTTTAAAGCCTGGTATGAAGAAGAGAATATCGCTCCAGAGATATTCCAAGCTGTGCACGCAAAACAGTTGAGTACCCCTTTGGATATTAATCACAGGGTACATGCTGTGGCGGCATTTACTCAGCTACCACAAGCTCAATCCTTAGCAGCCGCCAATAAGCGTGTATCGAATATCCTCAACAAACAAGATGGTGTTATCCCCGCTTCTGTGGATATTGCCTTACTTAAAGAAGATGCGGAGAAAGCCTTGAATCAGGCCCTGGCCGATAGTTACGAACAAGCAGCACCGTTGGTTAAGCAATCACAATATACCCAAGCCCTTAGTGCTCTTGCCGCCTTAAAAGATCCAGTTGATGCTTTTTTCGATAACGTCATGGTCATGACCGACGATAGCGCTGTGCGAGATAATCGCCTAGCGCTGCTCAACCAATTGCGCAATGTATTCCTAGAAGTTGCCGATATCTCTTACCTGGTGGTCAAGGCTTAA